From the Solanum lycopersicum chromosome 10, SLM_r2.1 genome, one window contains:
- the LOC101244908 gene encoding uncharacterized protein isoform X1 yields METVENRTRMREEVGPRQKMWGTWEELILGGAILRHGIQDWNVVALELRSRNFYFTPQACKAKYEDLQKRYAGCNAWFEELRKRRVEELKRELEKSESSIGSLITKIESLKAEKERSSQINYGSCIHTESPARVKSECMESIGKDGICAGNFMLDSTRTNFSPELESPAVASANEIDSKLECSESCEPDEILNISNQAETTNGNGRGALSKRKGKRKRKEVVSDVKRSIQESDNVCSISGISPSNGKDTSTSCDPSIKPTATEDDKEGLSRLMNEDLMAIFNSITQNEAAMVFRHRRDSQKRAKYKEMIKQHMDIETVRSRLVSCSIKSPGELFRDLLLLATNAIVFYSKRTTEHKSAVALRDVVTKVYHDHYKSSYHTTTSSQLTFSTTGNLPVKPRSARPRPSKFKLQSNS; encoded by the exons ATGGAGACTGTTGAGAACCGTACACGTATGAGGGAAGAAGTGGGGCCCAGACAGAAGATGTGGGGTACGTGGGAGGAATTAATCCTAGGTGGCGCTATTCTCCGGCATGGGATACAAGACTGGAACGTCGTCGCTTTGGAGCTTCGTTCTCGTAACTTTTACTTCACCCCTCAG GCCTGCAAAGCCAAGTATGAGGATTTACAAAAGCGTTACGCGGGCTGCAA TGCTTGGTTTGAAGAGCTAAGAAAGAGACGAGTTGAAGAACTGAAGCGAGAATTGGAGAAATCGGAAAGCTCAATTGG GTCTCTCATCACAAAGATTGAAAGCTTGAAGGCTGAGAAAGAACGGTCTTCTCAGATTAATTATGGTTCCTGTATTCACACTGAATCTCCCGCTCGTGTAAAGTCAGAATGCATGGAATCTATTGGCAAAGATGGCATATGCGCTGGCAACTTCATGCTAGACAGTACTAGGACTAACTTTTCGCCTGAGCTTGAGAGTCCTGCAGTAGCTTCGGCTAATGAGATAGACTCAAAGCTAGAATGCTCGGAGTCTTGTGAGCCAGATGAAATACTAAACATAAGCAATCAAGCAGAGACTACCAATGGAAATGGAAGAGGGGCTTTGAGTAAGAGAAAAGGTaagagaaaaaggaaagaagtCGTTTCAGATGTCAAAAGGAGTATTCAGGAGAGCGACAATGTGTGCTCAATCAGTGGCATCTCCCCTTCCAACGGTAAGGACACATCAACCAGTTGCGACCCAAGTATTAAGCCTACTGCAACGGAGGATGATAAAGAAGGATTATCTAGGTTGATGAATGAGGATTTGATGGCAATTTTCAATTCCATCACACAGAATGAAGCGGCTATGGTCTTTAGGCATCGTCGTGATAGTCAGAAAAGAGCTAAATACAAGGAAATGATCAAGCAGCATATGGATATTGAAACTGTAAGATCAAGACTAGTCAGCTGTTCCATCAAATCACCAGGTGAACTCTTTAGGGATTTACTTTTACTAGCAACCAACGCCATTGTATTTTATTCGAAGAGGACGACAGAACACAAGTCAGCTGTGGCTCTCAGAGACGTCGTCACTAAAGTATATCATGACCATTATAAAAGCTCTTACCACACAACTACTTCTTCTCAACTCACATTCTCAACAACAGGTAATCTGCCCGTGAAGCCAAGAAGTGCTCGCCCTCGTCCCTCCAAATTCAAACTTCAATCCAATTCTTGA
- the LOC101244908 gene encoding uncharacterized protein isoform X2 → MGYKTGTSSLWSFVLVTFTSPLSAWFEELRKRRVEELKRELEKSESSIGSLITKIESLKAEKERSSQINYGSCIHTESPARVKSECMESIGKDGICAGNFMLDSTRTNFSPELESPAVASANEIDSKLECSESCEPDEILNISNQAETTNGNGRGALSKRKGKRKRKEVVSDVKRSIQESDNVCSISGISPSNGKDTSTSCDPSIKPTATEDDKEGLSRLMNEDLMAIFNSITQNEAAMVFRHRRDSQKRAKYKEMIKQHMDIETVRSRLVSCSIKSPGELFRDLLLLATNAIVFYSKRTTEHKSAVALRDVVTKVYHDHYKSSYHTTTSSQLTFSTTGNLPVKPRSARPRPSKFKLQSNS, encoded by the exons ATGGGATACAAGACTGGAACGTCGTCGCTTTGGAGCTTCGTTCTCGTAACTTTTACTTCACCCCTCAG TGCTTGGTTTGAAGAGCTAAGAAAGAGACGAGTTGAAGAACTGAAGCGAGAATTGGAGAAATCGGAAAGCTCAATTGG GTCTCTCATCACAAAGATTGAAAGCTTGAAGGCTGAGAAAGAACGGTCTTCTCAGATTAATTATGGTTCCTGTATTCACACTGAATCTCCCGCTCGTGTAAAGTCAGAATGCATGGAATCTATTGGCAAAGATGGCATATGCGCTGGCAACTTCATGCTAGACAGTACTAGGACTAACTTTTCGCCTGAGCTTGAGAGTCCTGCAGTAGCTTCGGCTAATGAGATAGACTCAAAGCTAGAATGCTCGGAGTCTTGTGAGCCAGATGAAATACTAAACATAAGCAATCAAGCAGAGACTACCAATGGAAATGGAAGAGGGGCTTTGAGTAAGAGAAAAGGTaagagaaaaaggaaagaagtCGTTTCAGATGTCAAAAGGAGTATTCAGGAGAGCGACAATGTGTGCTCAATCAGTGGCATCTCCCCTTCCAACGGTAAGGACACATCAACCAGTTGCGACCCAAGTATTAAGCCTACTGCAACGGAGGATGATAAAGAAGGATTATCTAGGTTGATGAATGAGGATTTGATGGCAATTTTCAATTCCATCACACAGAATGAAGCGGCTATGGTCTTTAGGCATCGTCGTGATAGTCAGAAAAGAGCTAAATACAAGGAAATGATCAAGCAGCATATGGATATTGAAACTGTAAGATCAAGACTAGTCAGCTGTTCCATCAAATCACCAGGTGAACTCTTTAGGGATTTACTTTTACTAGCAACCAACGCCATTGTATTTTATTCGAAGAGGACGACAGAACACAAGTCAGCTGTGGCTCTCAGAGACGTCGTCACTAAAGTATATCATGACCATTATAAAAGCTCTTACCACACAACTACTTCTTCTCAACTCACATTCTCAACAACAGGTAATCTGCCCGTGAAGCCAAGAAGTGCTCGCCCTCGTCCCTCCAAATTCAAACTTCAATCCAATTCTTGA
- the LOC101245207 gene encoding organ-specific protein S2, which produces MKSHIALILLFSLALYTNARKDPGEYWRDVMKDEPMPKAIQHLMPQPHKEKTDCHKLSFEPIPNVSSYHNDEAGLKQEKDFEPRPNLSSYHDDDNVPLKQEKDFEPRPNVSSYHDDDNVPLKQEKDFEPRPNVSSYRNDDVGLKQEKDFEPRPNVSSYHNDDNIGLKQEKDFEPRPNVSVYHN; this is translated from the coding sequence TACACTAATGCAAGAAAAGATCCTGGAGAATATTGGAGAGATGTGATGAAAGATGAGCCAATGCCTAAAGCAATCCAACATCTTATGCCTCAGCCACATAAAGAGAAAACTGATTGTCACAAATTATCTTTTGAGCCAATTCCTAATGTATCTAGTTACCATAATGATGAGGCTGGTCTCAAACAAGAAAAGGATTTTGAGCCAAGACCAAATTTATCTAGTTATCATGATGATGACAATGTTCCTctcaaacaagaaaaagattTCGAGCCAAGACCAAATGTATCTAGTTATCATGATGATGACAATGTTCCTctcaaacaagaaaaagattTCGAGCCAAGACCAAATGTATCTAGTTATCGTAATGACGATGTTGGTCTTAAACAAGAAAAGGATTTCGAGCCAAGGCCAAATGTATCTAGTTATCACAATGATGACAATATTGGTCTCAAGCAAGAAAAAGATTTCGAACCAAGGCCAAATGTTTCTGTGTACCATAAttga